The genomic DNA TGAATGGCATTGCCCTGAAAATAAACTTTTTCCATAAGCTATATTTTTTTCTATGCTCTGTCTTATGAGATTCTGGCCACTCCTTCTTGCGTGTATTTTAGTCACTTGTGTTGGAagttgctcacaaacacacacactttcccacagGCTCCTCAGCAGGTCgattgtgcttctgtgtgtgtctgtcatcatGTCCACACGGTTCTGTTCAAATAATTCAGTTTGGCATTTCTTCCTTGGAAATGTACAATGAGcgcaaactcaaacacacacacacctgagctcACAGAAAGCATCTCCGACACAGCATTCCACAAAACTGCCCACGAGCTCCAAGTGAAATATCcagtgttcccaatgggcctgattttttgagggtcactgtgaccctttgactggaatttttgagggtcattgtcacatttctgagggtcaacaggaaaacatacaaaaaatcaatgaagacaattgtacaatgaaaatgaaagaaacccacaccttctccaaacaaggacattcgaaatgcttgaatacaatgaaaacacagtcaactacttataatgagcacataaccatactcactactaatgaacacacaacagcacTCTCTACTctcagtttcgtctgctatgcactagcctaagcttaggcccacgatgcgtgcttcgcggttttcctggaagccgtaagatgcttgttagtttcaggaaaaagtgtgcgtcacattgacgcacagggtaaaaattttgtgcgtcaaagttgtaaatctgtgcgtcatttacgcacatatgtacgtttttgggaacactgATATCAAGCTCAAGCACAGCTGTTATAGACAGTTTCTGACACAGGCAAATGTCGAAGAATACTTCccgttgaaaaacaacaacaacaacaacaaacaaaaacaaacaacactatTCTTGGCATTTACAAGCGCTCAGTGTTctaaagaaaaaagacatgacacattacgaagagcagaagaagaatctAGTCAGCAGAAAATAGATGGATGCAACTTCATTGAACGACGGGCTTTTCACACATTACGTTAAGTGTCTAGTACTTTAtcattcctgttttttttctggtctttttattattttttttttatacataacaTTTCTTTAGCTCTAACAAGTACAAAATCAGTGGTTCTGAAAAGGCAAGACATGTTTGGCTAGTGATAAAGTTgcattcaaaaaataaaaaaaaattctatttaaGTTTTTGGTTCAGCTGTATTCATCTTCAAACAGGCATGGTATCCTgacattttttttccacattttatttttcattcgcTGAAGGCCTTCACTGTGTCAGAGCTGAGCATGCTGTTTGGGGTCTGACTGCAAGCAGTTCAAACAGAGTTTGGGGATCAACACATTGTACTCTTAGTTCTTTTTCAATTGAAAaacgaatgaatacataaataaattggGCTGCACTAATTTTCTTCCTGCTTATTTCCAAAATCTGACATAACGAATTCCCTGAAATCTGTCAAAAAAGTTACATTACCTAACCACAGCAAAGAgttaaggggaaaaaacaaaacaaaacaaaaaaacaaaacattccttTTCCATTATACAACTATACAAcacttgctgttgtttctggtgTTGCTAGTGCTTTGTGTCCCATGTTCCATCGATGGACAACCAGTATGGGTAAAATTCGCTGGTCCCCCGTGTAGGCCCACCTCACGACCACGCAGAAACTGACTTCCCGTGAAATACAAGACATCATAGACAGATGAAGCTCATCTTGTGTTGAATTCACCACTGATACAGCCGGCCAATCCATTCAGCTCAACAGAGtagtactggaaaaaaaagaaaaagaaaaaaaaaagtagatctGGAATCTCGGTGTACACTACAGCCTCCCAATTGTTTTGAAATCAAGCAGAAGGGCTGGGTGCGTAGTAGTTCTCTCCGTTTTGTCTGGGTGGCTCCAGAGGCTTCCTGGTCTGCCGACGACGTCTCCAGACAAAGATGACCACGATCACAGCGATGACGGCAGCGAGAACAGCCCCTAATACGCTTAGTGCGATGACAACATCACGGTTTACTGGGTTGCCCTCCGTCTTTCTCAGCGATGGCAGCGTTTCTGAACCTTCAGGAAAAAAGATCAATACattaatatatacataaaaaaaaagaggaacgttTAATTGTTGCACCaacaatttctctgtgtgtgcaaaaaaaacattaattagaaatagttgggttttttttaataggaaaagTGAATTTGGTTTTTTGACTTCTACATTGAGATCACATGTTTTATGTATGACCTAaatggggaaagggaaggggtatTACCTACAATATGCATGCCTCACTTGCTCACATACCCACAATACACACGATGCAAAGGTGCACGTTTtatatttttcttgtgtgtgtgcgtgtgtgtgtgtgtgtgtgtgtgtgtgtgtccgtgcatgtgtgtgtgtgtgtgtgtgtgtgtgtgtgcataaacgtatgtgccattgtgtgtgtgtaaggatgcaCCTTTGCATCCTGTGTATTGTGAGTATGTGAGCAAGTGAGGGagggatgtttgtgtgtcagtgggtccatgcgtgtgtgcacgtgcacgctattacacacacacagccccgacaccatgccacacacagccctgacaccatgccacacacagcTCTGACACAtgccacacagccctgacaccatgccacacacagctctgacacatgccacacacagccctgacaccatgccacacacagcTCTGACACAtgccacacagccctgacaccatgccacacacagccctgacaccatgccacacacagccctgacaccatgccacacagccctgacaccatgccacacacagccctgacaccatgccacacacagccctgacacatgccacacagccctgacaccatgccacacacagccctgacaccatgcaaaacagccctgacaccatgccacacacagccctgacacatgccacacagccctgacaccatgccacacagccctgacaccatgccacacacacacaggaacatagCCTATTCTGGGCCatgagcaacatgatttgatttgatctgaagccacacacacacacacatgcacacacacacacgcacgcacacgcacacacacatacacgtgcgcgtgtgcacacacacacacacacacacacacacactgacctccatAGTGGTCCATAACCAGAACGTGGAACAAGGCTTTGTTCTCATTCTCCTGCCCAGCGTGACGACTCAGTCGCAGGGAGATCTTGGTGCTGTTGGAACACCACCGCTCTGGAAACGGCCGGCTGCACCCCCACTCctgaaaaaccaaaaaaccaaggCCCCAGCACGCAAATGTATTCAGGAGAACAATGATGCTTTACTGGTTCTTGGGAAaggaccagtcacacacacccctccaccctcctgaaACAAAGCACACCTCTttcccccctcggcccccccccccacacacacacacaacggtgaGAACAAATATTAAGTTCCCTTGAAACAGCAGCATTCCAccggtcttaacgtgtgtgtgcgtgcgtgtgtgtgcgtgtgtgtgtgtgtgtgtgtgtgtgtgtgcgtgcgtgcgcgcatgtcatttttagtaatctatacccctttttgttggatgttttcatttgttaatattgttgtgcaataccctattgtcttaacatgagtatgtgtgtgtgtgtgtgtgtgtgggcccggggggggcgggggggggggggggggggggttagtatatcgtcagctattgggaattcttatttgactagttttaatctcttcttatgtttcgcatgattttatgccagtgtttacaacgagcctgtgattgcacaacttaatttccatgtggattaataaagtgcttttgatttgatttgatttgcttcTCTGGTAACACCCCTACCACCTTCCCACCCCtattcctgtaaaaaaaaaaaaaaaaaaaaaaaatatatatatatatatatatatatatatatataatgaacaaAAACTCACATGAGCCAGTCTCCGAGACTTCTCTCCCTCCTGCACGAACTCGAACACCTGCAAGGTGTAGTTGACCTGGCACTGGGTGTTGACTCCTGGCACAGGGATGAAGATCGTGCAGAGGGTGCGGTTCTCCTCATGTCCCTGGTACTCAAACTCCAGGGAACACATCCTGTGCAGGTCGAGGACAGGCATTCTGGTGTCCATGTTGGTGACGTTGACCCGGCTGTGGTCCATCTCAAAGCTATTGCTACACGAAGGGCTGGAGTCCATGAAGGCTGtcgtcaacagcagcaacaacaacaacaacaacgatgtatACACTCATCAACCAGCTGCATGGATGGGCTttgcacatttaaaaaaattttttttcttctttttctttttttgttagcttttgcaccccccaccctcaccaaaaAAAGTCTATTCATAAACAGAGAAAACATCCTGTTTTGGAATGTATATTCTTGACCAAAAATGAATTGTTTATTGGAAATCATACTGTTTCTGAGGCATCCTTATCTGCTGAAACTATCTTGCATAAAATTAATGTTCACTTCTCCATGACTTtttccgatttaaaaaaaaaagaaaagataattgtCAAAATTAACATTAAAATAATCTATTACTATTTCAATATCTAAGATATTATATTATCAATTATCTACTCCCCTCCAAGGCGAAAAGACATTTTGAAAGGCaccttttctgaaaaaaaaaaaaaaaaaattttgaattgaagttgaaatgaaaatatatgcataactggggggagggggggggggagtgacttaTTTTGCAATGCTGAGAATCTTCTGACAAGGATCCAGGGGCTGGTCAACtgaagtgtgtgtctgaataCCAAAACGAAGTAAAATATTAGAGAAAAACATGCCATACACATACAGGAAATCCGAATAACACGAAAATTGTTCCACAATTGGATTTGAGACAGAAAACGCGTCAGTGGAATGATTTAGGTTATACTTTGGATATTTCATCTTTCAAATTCTCGAAAACTTTCCCCCATATTGTTCACAAACCGTTACGAGCTTCTTCACAAAAACCTGCACGGAATCATTAAGAATCTTAATTCGAATGATCAGTATCATGGCTGTTTACTGAAATGACAAAATGACACTGTACTGTCAACACTTTAAGCAAAATCGAAGATATGCCActtaaaaaaagtttgttttttttaacttaaaaaaacaaacaaactgaaaagacTATTGAATGTCGAAACTATCttttaaagaaaagggaaataaaGAATTATGTGAATGGACGAACGCACAATGCTTCTTCCGATGTTTATAATCAAAGAGTACTTTCCCTTGTGCTTCGCTTTGCAACTCGACGACGGATTGCTCGTTTGACATCTTCAGTTAACGATCGCTCGTTCTGGACTCTGATTTGGGCAAGAAGTAGCTTATATTATGGACGTGTGTTAACTCGATCTTGATTAATGGCCCACATAAAACTTGATTTGGTGTTGGAAGCGTAAAGAAGTGTCAGAAGGAAGAAACTGAAATGGCTGCGAGATACCGTAAAATACATCACCATGAAACTTTTCAGTCAAAGAAGGCGAGTGGTAAAATTGGTTTGAAAACTTCCAAAGTTCAGAATGGCAACCAGACTTATCAGGAGGATGGCTACATCCAGAGAGACTCTCCCCTCTACGGTATAGGCTCAAGAGAGGCAGTGAAAGTCTTGAAAAGCCTCAACTTTGATAGTGAAGCTACTCCTTCTGAGGTACAGTGACATTACTAGTTTTGACTGCTTGGCGAAGAACTTGCATCAACTGAATATTTGACCCATAGGAGAAACACTGTTCATGATAGGAGTATCTTCAATTCCTTGTAATAATCACGTACGTGTCCGTGCATTGCAGTCACTGCTGCTTTGTGCAGTTATCAGGATTATCACCCAGGTCAGAGACAGACCGGGATTCAGTTCATTGGTCTTCGATATCAGCGGGTGAAAGAAAAACATCAGCTGACATCGAATCTGACTATAAACCAAGCAATAGAAATAGCCAGACAGCTAGAGCTGATCAACCAGCACTGAGAGGTAAGGAGCAAAATCAAGCAGCTAGTGACGAGacctttttaaccttccccaaccaatgtcaggtacccgttcacaccagggtagagtgaggaaaaccaCAGTAAAGTGCATTTCCCAAGGACGACACAACACTAgctgaaacagggcctggaaccctgatcactggcaaACACTGGatagatcagaagtccaacgcctaactgaTCCTGCCACGATCCTCTGACGCTAAGCTGAAAGCTGAAACGCTAGCAGCTGGCCCAGGTCCTGTTAAAGTATGGAGATCAATCTTCTAGCAGATTTACTATTGTAAATCCAAGTTGTTGAGTTCGATCGTTAGCTTCTTGTCATTCCAGTATCTAAGCGAGTTAGATCTGTAATCACGACACGTCATGCGCGCTGTACCTTGGCGGTGGATGCTGCTCATGTGGTAGATCATCAGGTCGATCTCCGTGTCCTCGGCGGAAGCATCCCTGCTTCGTGGCTCCATCTTCAGAGTGAGGAAGCGGCCGGTGGTGCACCACTCCACAGACGCCAGGGGATTGTCCTGGTTCACAATctgtccccaacacacaccaccagactCAGTTTAGGCATGACCAGTGCACACTCAAAACAGTCCATCATATTTATCTCCGTCTCTGACCCATCACAGTGAAATCACTGCCATGACAGTGTATTGTTtcctaaagaaaagaaagacgacaacaacaacaacaacaacaacatgagaggcaaggccttcaagtatcacttgtgatgcacttaaaaaaaaaaaaaacttaaaaaaagagaTGATGTTCAATCGTTACAATGCCTTACGTATTTTGTTCTTATAAAACttcgtgctaaaaaaaaaaaaaaaaaaaaaaaaaaaaaaggaaaaaaggcctGAGTGCAGATACGAACCCAGCCTGTTTGGGAGGGAAGAAATTGTTTTTGTTACTGCGATATTGTGGATCAAATTATGACGTTCCAAAATTAATAtataagcatgcttttttaagggcgatcaATCAATTTCGGAATTCGAAGTAATAACGCTGtttgaatcatgttattttggtgtatctcaggcatttaagaaTTCTTCAAAGTCCGTGATAAAGGAGAGGTTgccatcgctgcaatcacactgcaacatttagcagtTTTCTGTGGATCTAGATAAATCAatgacaagtttagttacactcgctgggaaagtacaacacggtcgattcaatttctcttttatgtttattccatTTAATTGAGTACtcactttaaaatattcaaatgctgtaaacacgtcgatgatatgtagtctgtgtcactgtatgtgctctgtccagaatttgcatttatttccattttattgCGAACAAGTAAAACGAGGTCACGccgcattttaaaaaaattattattattattttttttttttaacgaagcaTCGTCTACGCTACTGCAACTGAGATGCGGTTTTCTGGTGTTTTCGGAATCTTGGaaatagcctcaacgaaataaaccgcaAATGTATACTGGAAACACGGCTTCATTCCGGAGACTTAAACATATTaatggtatgactgaagatttttatCCTACTATTTTTTTAGCCAAAGTTGGTGTTGACGgacgaagtatttccagagaaaatggcaatgttaaagttaaccacacacacacacacacacacagatagagagagagagaaccgaacaccgggttataacatagactcactttgtttacatgcGTGAGTCAAAAAGGTAAACACGAAGAAAGACTGCCTTCCACCCCGTACCCCCCTCtgatccaaccccccccccactctgatCCAACCCCCCCCTCtgatccaaccccccccccccctctgatccaaccccccccccccctctgatccaaccccccacccccacccctctgatccaacccccacccccaaccccgaaaTAAAAGGCTACAAGCCaaggcaaaagaaaaagaaaccgcaacctcccaaacaaccccccattaaaaaaaaatggttgggggtgaggagggcaACAACACGTCCATCCAACCCtggcacccacccaccaccaccgcacgcacgcgcgtgcgcacacacacacacacacacacaaacacacacacacaaacaaaacacacacacacacaaacacaaacatacacacacacacacacaaagttacccTGTCTGCCTTGGTCTTGCCGTCCACGCCGGGCTGCCCGTCAAACAGCCTCAGCACCATGTTGTCATTGTCAAACTGCAGCTGGCGCtggaacacacacagccgcccATCGCTGCTGGTGGACCGGAACACCATCTCACAGTCTTTGAGGAAGGTGCCGGTGCGGGTGTGGGGGCTGACGTCATCCTTGATGTTGTACAGCGAGTAGCGGTCCACTTTGTGCCAGGGAACCTGCGAGTCGCCGTGACCGCAGTCGTCCTGCTTGTTTAGAAACACTGCAACATCATCGATCGATTGTGTTGAGGTGTTGATCGATACATGTGACCGCAGTCGTCCTGCTTTGTTTAGAACCACTGCAACATCATTGATcgattgtgttgtggtgttgtgttgtggtgttgatcgATACATGTGACCGCAATCGTCCTGCTTTGTTTAGAACCACTGCAACATCATTGATCGATTGTGTTTTCGTGTTGATCGATACATTTGACCGCAGTCGTCCTGCTTGTTTAGAACCAGTGAAACAACATTGATcgattgtgttgtggtgttgatcgATACATGTGACTGCAGTCGTCCTGCTTGTTTAGAACCACTGCAACATCATTGATcgattgtgttgtggtgttgatcgATACATGTGACCGCAGTCGTCCTGCTTTGTTTAGAACCACTGCAATATCATCGATCGATTATGTTGTGGTGTTGATCGATAAAGGTGATCGCAATCGTTCTGTTTGTTGTTCTATTGATTGGTgtgttcttctttcattttagtCCCTCTCCATGGCAAGGGCTGGATgtaagaaaaaagcaaaaaaaaaaaagcatgtttacatAAGCAACATTTCCATCGTTAATACATACACTGTTTTGTCTTATACTGTCAATAACTGagccatgcaacacaacacagtcatttTGCAAATGTCCCATCAGTCACACCAGCAGACTGATACTCAAACTCCCCTCAACCACtgcccacagtttcagtttcagtagcttaaggaggcgtcactacgttcggacaaatccatacacgctacaccacatctgccaagcagatgcctgaccagcagcgtaacccaacgcgcttagttaggccttgagaaaaaaaaaggggtaaataaataatagataaatacataaaaaaagaactactactactaataataatatgtatgaggcacaaaaacttgatgaagtcaactgtaagtgtacataaataaataaataaaaataattaaaaaaggtaataataataataataaataaataaataagaaagacaacaattatgataaataagcaaataaatgtaaaacatgcagactggcacacattcacacatgcacagacatatgcataacagatatgcaccaaacatgcagtttcacagatatgaaagaacaGTCAAAtactgttactaagtgggtgaggagacagacaagataatggaagaaatatttttgcgagttcagtcttcagtctctcactctctcagtaaacaaaaaaaacagacacaaggaatttttccctgagccaattataGTTATtaagaccaagaaaaaaaaaatctttcattcacgctctcttcatcctgaaaaaaaaaaaaatcttaagaaacacaggaacaaatgtcttgactatcaCAAATAACTTTCTTGCAAAACCTGATGATccagtcccaggatcgcctcagtcctaggccggacaGCAGCCTACTCACGGTattgtccaccccactcactcgtgggaaaactcgggcacctcctcagtgaacatcccagttcaaggtccctccactccgtggccagtcaacatggagccctgataacactttttccagtttttagcTCTCGGCACTCCATTGAATTATTCCTTCTAGCTAATTCTCAatgttcccttattttattttattatatttgttatcctttcacaccactcatgcattcatacaattttccaattaacaatacaatattcattcgTGAGTGACGTCTTATAaactacacaaatacacaaaaaagtattaatttatcaaaaagcaaacatttcaaaactaacagcaaaagCTACTATATTCTCAAACTATTCGGTCATTAGTTACatttcgaataaacaataaaataaattttcccacctgatgttcggaacagtcaaggcacacagaccacatcatccgagctctgatgcattcagactgacgttacagcacatacatatacgcgcacacacacacatgaacatgcacagctcacgattcacccacacttaccacgtgcaaaacattttcacattcatacaggtattcgaaatgtacaaataatattccccgttcttcctctgacCACAGGCATTCGTAAATCACTCTGTCACAAATACACATAatcgtacatgagccccaacacacacacacacacacacacacacacacacacacacacacacacacattaccttgcaccctctccacccccctcctccacacactcatttctaggctacgtatcgcagcttccacggcacacacacacacacacacagaggcacacttacgtagatttcaagaggatctccaaaatcacatacacactgaaaaaaaaaccaaaaaacaaaaaaaaaaaccaccaaaaactaagtttcatttttcatccaggttgtttttttgtttttttttacaacattctacgggttttttttgtgtttgttttgattttgtttttttcccttgtatccattttctgttttCCGGCTCATATTAAacgacttttatttatttatctattttatttttattaaagaaaagaaatttttatacgttgatatatatatatatatatatatatatatatatttttttttttttggtcttattatattctaaattcctactcttcacattttgggcgtgcccggagactcgaactcacagccttctgattgtgagaacagcgatcacccaactgagccatgcaggcacccgacaaatacggccaaaaagatgtttttatcatgatgaactgtgTTCAATGTGCAAGAAGCCAAGCAAATGGAATGGCGagaatgatgggggcgggggatgggtggatagagaagtggagagagagagtaaccggaaaaaaagagacagacggacagacatatagacagacatagagtaacgtagaaaatcacacacacacacacacacacacacacacacacagagagagaatggtcgaagggaagaaactcagacagtggtaatagcagagaaagttttatttcgatagtctcccatatatgaactggagatggccctcccgttcactgattctctctttctctctccgtgcatattacacacacactctcacacacacgcagacacacagtttcagtttcagtagctcaaggaggtgtcactgcgttcggccaaatccatacacgctacaccacatctgccaagcagatgcctgaccagcagcgtaacccaacgcgcttagtcaggccttgagaaaaaagaaaaagaaaaaaaaaggtgaataaataatagataagcgtatataaataagtaaataaatagataaataataattataatttatggaaaaggtagtagtagtagtagcagtagtagtgaataataataatagtaaataaataaataaaaaagacaacaatgatgacagataagcaaataaatgtaaaacatgcagactggcacacattcacacatacacacacatattcataacagatatgcaccaaacatgcagtttcacagatatgaaagcacagtcaaatacacatcaacgtacatgagccccaacacacacacacacacacacacacacacattaccctgcaccctctctacccccctcctccacacactcatttctaggctacgtatcgcagcttccacggcacagacacacacacacacacacacacacacacacacacacttacgtagatttcaagaggatcgccaaaatcacattcac from Babylonia areolata isolate BAREFJ2019XMU chromosome 11, ASM4173473v1, whole genome shotgun sequence includes the following:
- the LOC143287736 gene encoding uncharacterized protein LOC143287736, with translation MFLNKQDDCGHGDSQVPWHKVDRYSLYNIKDDVSPHTRTGTFLKDCEMVFRSTSSDGRLCVFQRQLQFDNDNMVLRLFDGQPGVDGKTKADRIVNQDNPLASVEWCTTGRFLTLKMEPRSRDASAEDTEIDLMIYHMSSIHRQAFMDSSPSCSNSFEMDHSRVNVTNMDTRMPVLDLHRMCSLEFEYQGHEENRTLCTIFIPVPGVNTQCQVNYTLQVFEFVQEGEKSRRLAHEWGCSRPFPERWCSNSTKISLRLSRHAGQENENKALFHVLVMDHYGGSETLPSLRKTEGNPVNRDVVIALSVLGAVLAAVIAVIVVIFVWRRRRQTRKPLEPPRQNGENYYAPSPSA